A single genomic interval of Polynucleobacter necessarius harbors:
- a CDS encoding polysaccharide deacetylase family protein translates to MAQVAECNKQVYLTFDAGNIAVAEKVAEMLQRQNVKATFFLANEKTFRGDFSMDDSWKTYWQARVKESHHFGNHTFDHTYFVKDGLKGEVFEKPQFGSKAGMTLSYNEAAMCKEIRRVGQRFQELTDQPIQKIWRAPGGTTSPTLIRMGDMCGYEHIGWASTGFLGDELNSYKHPNSVLLDKASRSIKDGDITIAHLGIGSRKDPWAPAVLEQLIINLKGRGFCFGLLPKNDVNPSK, encoded by the coding sequence ATTGCTCAGGTTGCAGAGTGCAATAAACAGGTTTACCTCACCTTTGATGCAGGCAATATAGCGGTCGCTGAAAAGGTTGCGGAGATGCTGCAGCGTCAAAATGTGAAGGCCACTTTCTTTTTGGCGAATGAGAAAACATTCCGCGGCGACTTTTCCATGGACGATTCATGGAAAACGTATTGGCAAGCGCGCGTTAAGGAAAGTCATCACTTCGGTAATCATACTTTTGACCACACTTATTTTGTCAAAGATGGTCTCAAAGGCGAGGTATTTGAAAAACCTCAATTTGGTTCCAAGGCCGGCATGACCCTGTCGTACAACGAAGCGGCAATGTGTAAAGAAATTCGCCGAGTAGGCCAGCGTTTTCAGGAGCTTACCGATCAGCCCATTCAAAAGATTTGGCGTGCCCCGGGTGGTACAACCTCTCCAACATTGATTCGGATGGGGGATATGTGTGGTTATGAACATATAGGTTGGGCTTCTACGGGATTCTTGGGTGATGAACTGAACTCGTATAAGCATCCCAATAGCGTTCTGCTAGATAAAGCAAGCCGTAGCATCAAAGATGGGGATATCACGATAGCCCACTTGGGTATTGGGTCTCGGAAAGACCCTTGGGCGCCTGCTGTTTTGGAGCAGCTCATTATTAATCTGAAGGGGCGCGGGTTCTGCTTTGGACTGTTACCCAAAAATGATGTAAATCCGTCAAAATAA
- a CDS encoding sterol desaturase family protein, protein MLLDFVDYLYHRASHAFNLWWQLHALHHSQTVMTAWSDNRNHILDDITRATFMAFFALLLLVSPGQFIMLPISMCI, encoded by the coding sequence GTGCTACTAGATTTTGTTGATTACCTCTACCACCGGGCTTCGCACGCATTTAATTTGTGGTGGCAGTTACATGCTTTGCATCACAGTCAAACGGTGATGACCGCATGGTCAGACAACCGTAACCACATTCTGGACGACATCACGCGAGCCACTTTCATGGCTTTCTTTGCGCTTTTATTGCTCGTATCTCCCGGTCAATTCATTATGCTGCCAATATCAATGTGCATTTAG
- a CDS encoding sterol desaturase family protein, with the protein MHLGIAKYFLISPMFHRLHHAVGYGHEAIGKPGVLGGCNFDILFPWWDMLFRTAIFPKEVYPTGVRSLTVSPEHPYSTVARTCSCP; encoded by the coding sequence GTGCATTTAGGGATCGCGAAATATTTCCTCATTTCTCCCATGTTCCATCGTTTGCATCATGCGGTTGGGTATGGACATGAGGCTATAGGTAAGCCTGGCGTTCTGGGAGGTTGTAATTTTGATATTTTGTTTCCCTGGTGGGACATGTTGTTTAGAACAGCCATCTTCCCAAAAGAGGTCTATCCTACAGGGGTGAGAAGCTTAACGGTTTCCCCAGAACATCCTTACTCAACAGTGGCAAGGACTTGTTCATGCCCTTAA
- a CDS encoding EI24 domain-containing protein, which yields MVGLQQVFKSFGMALVGTMHPRMLWLSLRPFLIVSVLWGCLIWLTWAPVLEALSIFLTTSVFTSWIQDGLIWAGFENARAWIAPLFFVMLIIPLITISLLVLIAFSTVPSIVKIASRQAQFHDLECKRGGGFFGSVIYTLWSALICLALVMLTLPVWWVPPLVAILPPLLWGWLTMRLMSYDVLAKYASAEERDLLIQKYRWPLLCMGIASGMLGAVPTFFWATSALALVLFPIVSFIALWIYSLIVVFAALWFSYFLLDALKQLREEELDQALTVQSRVVDMELPYHGQ from the coding sequence ATGGTTGGATTACAGCAGGTATTCAAATCGTTTGGAATGGCTTTAGTTGGAACCATGCATCCTCGTATGCTGTGGCTCAGCTTAAGACCATTTCTAATCGTCTCCGTTTTATGGGGTTGTCTTATTTGGCTCACATGGGCGCCTGTTCTAGAGGCGCTCAGCATCTTTCTGACTACCTCTGTATTCACGAGTTGGATACAAGACGGCCTCATTTGGGCGGGTTTTGAAAATGCGAGAGCTTGGATCGCGCCACTATTTTTCGTGATGCTGATCATTCCTTTGATCACGATCAGCTTGCTCGTGTTGATTGCTTTTTCAACAGTGCCTTCGATTGTCAAAATCGCGTCCAGGCAAGCGCAATTCCATGATTTGGAATGCAAGCGCGGCGGGGGTTTCTTTGGCAGCGTGATTTATACCCTATGGTCAGCGTTAATTTGCTTGGCATTAGTGATGTTGACATTGCCAGTGTGGTGGGTTCCTCCGCTTGTGGCGATATTGCCTCCATTGCTTTGGGGCTGGCTAACCATGCGACTCATGTCATATGATGTTTTGGCCAAATATGCTAGCGCAGAAGAGCGTGATTTGCTGATTCAAAAATATCGCTGGCCTTTACTCTGCATGGGTATCGCATCGGGGATGTTGGGCGCAGTACCTACTTTCTTTTGGGCAACCTCCGCATTGGCTTTAGTGCTGTTTCCGATAGTGAGTTTTATCGCGCTTTGGATTTATTCTTTAATCGTTGTGTTTGCCGCTTTGTGGTTTAGCTATTTCCTCTTAGATGCTCTTAAGCAATTAAGAGAGGAGGAATTGGATCAAGCCCTCACAGTGCAGTCACGAGTTGTAGATATGGAGCTTCCATATCATGGCCAATAA